A window from Prochlorococcus marinus CUG1435 encodes these proteins:
- a CDS encoding tetratricopeptide repeat protein, producing MITFKKVKVCILLIFVFFNIFYIAPSYSLSSREDLFKNALDLSSSGKFNLALQEWNHYLDSYPDDAAALSNRGNVRLVMGDLDGSIDDQNKAISLNPSEIDPYINRGIAEEALGLWSQAKKDYMFVISQDSKNFSALYNLANVEGSTSQWEKARDLFSKAALYNPGFAMARSSMALADFQLGNIDESEKELKKLIRRYPTFADPRAALTALNWSKGESGMAESNWIAVTELDPRYSDEEWLKKIRRWPPKPIKDLMNFIDLK from the coding sequence ATGATAACTTTTAAAAAAGTTAAGGTTTGTATTTTATTAATTTTTGTTTTTTTCAATATTTTTTATATCGCACCAAGTTATTCATTATCTTCCAGAGAGGATTTGTTTAAAAATGCATTAGATTTAAGTTCAAGTGGAAAATTTAATCTCGCTTTACAAGAATGGAATCACTATCTAGATTCTTATCCTGATGATGCTGCAGCTTTGAGTAATAGAGGAAATGTAAGACTTGTAATGGGCGATTTAGATGGCTCGATAGATGATCAAAATAAGGCAATAAGTTTAAATCCTAGTGAAATAGATCCTTATATCAACAGAGGTATAGCAGAGGAAGCGTTGGGTCTATGGTCGCAAGCAAAAAAAGATTATATGTTTGTAATTTCGCAAGATAGTAAAAATTTCTCTGCATTATATAATTTAGCTAATGTAGAAGGTTCCACATCACAATGGGAAAAAGCAAGAGACTTATTTTCAAAAGCTGCTTTATATAATCCTGGATTCGCCATGGCAAGGTCAAGTATGGCTTTAGCAGATTTCCAGCTTGGCAATATTGATGAATCTGAAAAAGAATTAAAAAAATTAATCAGACGTTATCCAACTTTTGCAGATCCTAGGGCGGCTTTAACAGCTTTGAATTGGTCAAAGGGTGAATCTGGTATGGCTGAGAGTAATTGGATAGCGGTAACTGAATTAGATCCTAGGTATAGTGATGAAGAATGGTTGAAAAAAATAAGAAGATGGCCTCCAAAACCAATTAAAGATTTGATGAACTTTATCGATTTAAAGTAA
- the fabF gene encoding beta-ketoacyl-ACP synthase II — MPNFHRVVITGIGAVTPIGNNIDEYLVGLQTGTNGVSDITLFDPEQHPCKFAAEVKNLQSENFIEAKESKRWDRFSQFGVIAAKQAFNDSGLEITEANASRIGVIIGSGVGGLLTMESQAQILSHKGPKRVSPFTVPMMIPNMATGLAAIALGAKGPSSSVSTACAAGSNAIGDSFRLLQLGKADAMICGGAEASITPLGVAGFASAKALSFRNDSPQTASRPFDAERDGFVIGEGSGILVLETLENAQKRNARIYAEIIGYGTTCDAHHITAPSPGGVGGAEAIKLAIEESSLSIEKVDYINAHGTSTSANDKNETSAIKSIFKDRSYLIPVSSTKSMTGHLLGGSGGIEAVACILSLTHNFIPPTINYVNPDPECDLDYVPNNAREAQVGVALSNSFGFGGHNVCLAFSKMN, encoded by the coding sequence ATGCCAAATTTCCATCGAGTAGTTATTACTGGTATCGGGGCAGTAACTCCAATTGGTAATAACATTGATGAATATTTAGTCGGTCTTCAAACAGGTACTAATGGGGTCTCAGATATTACTCTTTTTGATCCTGAACAACATCCCTGCAAATTTGCTGCAGAAGTAAAAAATCTTCAATCTGAAAATTTTATTGAAGCTAAAGAATCCAAAAGATGGGATCGTTTCTCCCAGTTTGGAGTTATTGCTGCAAAGCAAGCTTTTAATGATTCTGGACTTGAAATTACTGAAGCTAACGCATCAAGAATTGGAGTGATTATTGGTTCTGGAGTTGGAGGCTTACTAACTATGGAAAGTCAAGCTCAAATATTGAGTCATAAGGGACCTAAAAGAGTAAGTCCATTTACAGTCCCAATGATGATTCCAAACATGGCAACTGGATTGGCTGCGATCGCTTTGGGTGCAAAAGGACCAAGTTCCTCTGTTTCAACCGCTTGCGCTGCGGGATCAAATGCAATTGGTGATTCTTTTAGATTACTTCAACTTGGGAAAGCAGATGCAATGATCTGTGGAGGAGCTGAAGCAAGTATTACACCCCTTGGAGTAGCTGGTTTTGCTAGTGCAAAAGCTCTCTCTTTTAGAAATGACAGTCCTCAAACTGCAAGCAGACCTTTTGATGCTGAAAGAGATGGATTTGTTATTGGAGAGGGATCTGGAATTCTTGTTTTAGAAACTTTAGAAAATGCACAAAAAAGGAATGCAAGAATTTATGCAGAAATAATTGGATATGGAACAACATGTGATGCTCATCATATTACTGCTCCATCTCCAGGCGGGGTTGGAGGCGCCGAAGCTATCAAATTAGCAATTGAAGAAAGTTCTCTCAGCATTGAAAAAGTTGATTATATTAATGCACATGGAACAAGCACATCAGCTAATGATAAAAATGAAACTTCTGCAATTAAATCTATTTTTAAAGACAGATCTTACCTTATTCCTGTAAGCTCTACTAAGTCGATGACTGGTCATCTACTAGGAGGCTCAGGAGGTATAGAAGCTGTAGCTTGTATACTTTCTTTGACACATAATTTTATCCCTCCTACAATTAACTACGTCAATCCAGATCCTGAATGTGATCTTGATTATGTACCAAATAATGCAAGAGAAGCTCAAGTAGGAGTCGCTCTTTCTAATTCCTTCGGCTTTGGTGGTCACAATGTTTGCCTTGCTTTCAGCAAAATGAATTGA
- a CDS encoding amidohydrolase, translated as MKSDQFLKRIDSFNDELINLRRHIHAHPELSGLEHQTAILISGFLKNIGWNVRESVGRTGVIADFGPLDKGIIGLRVDMDALPIFEETKLNFSSKIDGVMHACGHDLHISIGLGVAKIIKDLKLNCGIRIIFQPAEEIASGARWMIKDGATHGLTNILGVHVYPDLPVGTIGIKEGSLTAAAGELKVEIKGKSGHGARPHEGVDAIWAASKVISGIQELITRKLNPLDPVVITFGKINGGNAFNVLAEKVNLVGTVRCTNIKLFKNIGNWLNENITSIANSCGADAKVIFREITPPVNNNSEINRVLRDSGIKVLGQENVIELQKPSLGAEDFAEFLNEIPGAMFRLGVSSSNRCAPLHSSKFEPDERAITVGIKVITESIVKLNKEIVNTVN; from the coding sequence ATGAAAAGTGATCAGTTTTTAAAAAGAATTGATTCGTTTAATGATGAATTAATTAACTTAAGAAGACATATCCATGCACATCCGGAATTAAGTGGACTTGAACATCAAACAGCTATTTTGATAAGTGGTTTTTTAAAAAATATTGGTTGGAATGTCAGAGAATCTGTAGGTAGAACTGGAGTTATAGCCGATTTCGGCCCCTTAGATAAAGGCATCATAGGCTTAAGAGTGGATATGGATGCTTTACCAATATTTGAGGAAACTAAATTAAATTTTTCTTCAAAAATAGATGGTGTTATGCATGCATGTGGTCATGATTTACATATATCGATTGGATTGGGTGTAGCAAAGATTATTAAGGATTTAAAACTTAATTGCGGGATTAGGATAATTTTTCAGCCTGCTGAAGAAATTGCGAGTGGAGCTAGATGGATGATTAAGGATGGTGCAACTCATGGTTTAACCAATATATTAGGGGTTCATGTCTACCCCGATTTGCCTGTAGGCACTATTGGGATTAAAGAAGGAAGTTTAACTGCAGCTGCTGGAGAACTTAAGGTAGAGATCAAAGGGAAATCAGGCCATGGTGCTAGACCTCATGAAGGGGTTGATGCTATTTGGGCGGCCTCTAAAGTGATCTCGGGAATTCAAGAATTAATAACACGGAAATTAAATCCTCTAGATCCTGTAGTAATAACTTTTGGAAAAATAAATGGTGGCAATGCATTCAATGTACTTGCAGAAAAGGTTAATTTAGTTGGAACAGTTAGATGCACTAATATAAAATTATTTAAGAATATTGGTAACTGGCTCAACGAGAATATCACTTCTATAGCTAATAGTTGCGGAGCTGATGCAAAAGTAATATTTAGAGAAATTACTCCACCAGTTAATAATAATTCTGAAATCAATAGAGTTCTCAGAGATTCCGGAATTAAGGTTTTGGGTCAAGAAAATGTTATCGAATTACAAAAACCATCATTAGGTGCTGAAGATTTCGCTGAATTCTTGAATGAGATTCCAGGGGCTATGTTTAGGCTTGGTGTTTCTAGTTCAAATAGATGCGCTCCATTACATAGTTCCAAATTTGAACCAGATGAAAGAGCCATTACTGTTGGGATTAAAGTTATAACAGAATCCATAGTAAAATTAAATAAAGAAATAGTTAATACAGTTAATTAA
- a CDS encoding DUF3188 domain-containing protein: MRIDKRFILSFVAPFMILTSVTGLILRDNSRKIFYLPIGLMGISIILEKDVRRRLDRKNILKKIKSFQKVK, encoded by the coding sequence ATGAGAATTGATAAAAGATTTATTTTGTCTTTTGTGGCTCCTTTTATGATCCTTACATCTGTTACTGGTTTGATCTTAAGGGATAATTCTAGGAAAATTTTTTATTTACCTATTGGTTTAATGGGGATTTCAATTATTTTGGAGAAAGATGTAAGAAGAAGATTGGATAGGAAAAATATTTTAAAGAAAATAAAGTCTTTTCAAAAAGTTAAATAA
- the thiC gene encoding phosphomethylpyrimidine synthase ThiC, translating into MRSSWIKPRLGKENVTQMNFARNGHITEEMDFVAKKENLPASLIMEEVARGRLIIPANINHLNLEPMSIGIASRCKVNANIGASPNASDINEEVEKLKLAVKYGADTVMDLSTGGVNLDEVRQAIIHESPVPIGTVPVYQALESVHGSIDRLTEDDFLHIIEKHCKQGVDYQTIHAGLLIEHLPKVKGRITGIVSRGGGILAQWMLHHFKQNPLYTRFDDICEIFKKYDCTFSLGDSLRPGCLHDASDDAQLAELKTLGELTRRAWEHNVQVMVEGPGHVPMDQIEFNVRKQMEECSEAPFYVLGPLVTDISPGYDHISSAIGAAMAGWYGTSMLCYVTPKEHLGLPNAEDVREGLIAYKIAAHAADIARHRAGARDRDDELSHARYNFDWNKQFELSLDPERAKQYHDETLPEEIFKKAEFCSMCGPKHCPMNSKISDESLDQLKDKLQECNTSV; encoded by the coding sequence ATGAGAAGTTCATGGATTAAGCCTCGTCTTGGAAAAGAGAATGTAACTCAGATGAACTTTGCCAGAAACGGACATATTACTGAAGAAATGGATTTTGTTGCTAAGAAGGAGAATCTACCTGCCTCTTTAATAATGGAAGAAGTAGCAAGAGGAAGATTAATCATTCCAGCTAATATTAATCATTTAAATCTTGAGCCGATGTCTATAGGAATTGCTTCTAGATGCAAAGTAAATGCAAATATTGGGGCTTCCCCTAATGCAAGTGATATCAATGAAGAGGTTGAGAAGCTCAAGCTAGCTGTGAAATATGGGGCGGATACTGTTATGGATCTTTCGACAGGAGGAGTGAATCTAGATGAAGTCAGGCAAGCAATAATTCATGAATCTCCTGTTCCCATAGGAACAGTTCCTGTTTACCAAGCTTTAGAAAGTGTACATGGTTCAATAGATAGATTAACAGAAGATGATTTTCTTCATATTATTGAAAAACATTGCAAGCAGGGCGTAGATTATCAAACGATTCATGCTGGACTGTTAATAGAACATTTGCCAAAAGTCAAAGGAAGAATTACTGGAATTGTCAGTAGAGGGGGAGGAATTTTAGCTCAATGGATGTTGCATCATTTTAAGCAAAATCCACTTTATACGAGATTTGATGATATTTGTGAGATTTTTAAAAAATATGATTGCACTTTTTCTCTAGGTGATTCACTAAGACCTGGATGTTTGCATGATGCTTCTGATGATGCTCAGCTAGCTGAATTGAAGACCTTAGGCGAACTTACTCGAAGAGCATGGGAACATAATGTTCAAGTAATGGTCGAGGGTCCTGGTCATGTACCTATGGACCAAATTGAGTTTAATGTCAGAAAGCAAATGGAGGAATGTTCAGAAGCGCCCTTTTATGTGCTTGGTCCATTAGTGACAGATATATCACCTGGTTATGACCATATATCAAGTGCTATTGGAGCTGCGATGGCAGGTTGGTATGGAACTTCTATGTTATGTTATGTAACCCCAAAAGAACATCTAGGTCTCCCAAATGCAGAAGATGTAAGAGAAGGATTAATTGCATATAAAATAGCTGCTCACGCTGCAGATATAGCGCGACATAGAGCTGGCGCTCGGGATAGAGATGATGAACTTAGTCATGCAAGGTATAACTTTGATTGGAATAAACAATTCGAACTTTCACTAGATCCAGAAAGAGCAAAACAGTACCATGATGAAACACTTCCTGAAGAAATCTTTAAAAAGGCTGAGTTTTGTTCAATGTGTGGCCCTAAGCATTGTCCAATGAATTCAAAGATTTCTGATGAATCTCTTGATCAGTTAAAAGATAAACTTCAAGAATGTAATACTTCAGTATAG
- the smpB gene encoding SsrA-binding protein SmpB, with protein MAKNSKKDQNNTKKENNFKRLAENRYAKFQYAISETIEAGIELLGTEVKSIREGKANLRDGYCSFRDGEILLLNVHISPHKNVGSFFNHDPLRNRKLLLHKKEIIKLKSNTEKKGMTIVPLSLYLKGSWIKLTIGVGKGKKLHDKRQDEKQKSMKKEINSALKR; from the coding sequence ATGGCAAAAAATTCAAAAAAAGATCAAAATAATACTAAAAAAGAAAATAATTTTAAACGTCTAGCTGAGAATAGATATGCAAAATTTCAATATGCAATATCTGAAACAATTGAAGCTGGAATTGAACTTTTAGGAACTGAGGTAAAGTCTATTAGAGAAGGAAAAGCAAATTTAAGAGATGGGTACTGTTCATTCAGAGATGGTGAGATTTTATTATTAAATGTTCACATTTCACCACATAAAAATGTAGGTTCTTTTTTTAATCATGATCCATTAAGAAATAGAAAGTTGCTATTACATAAAAAAGAAATAATAAAACTGAAATCTAATACTGAAAAAAAAGGAATGACTATTGTTCCATTATCTCTTTATCTAAAAGGCTCATGGATAAAACTAACAATTGGAGTAGGTAAAGGGAAAAAATTACATGATAAACGTCAGGATGAAAAACAAAAAAGTATGAAAAAAGAAATTAACTCTGCCCTGAAAAGATAA
- the tkt gene encoding transketolase — translation MVAASVSLESLCVNSIRMLAVDAVNKSNSGHPGLPMGCAPMGYALWQNILNHNPNNPKWFNRDRFVLSAGHGCMLLYSLLHLTGYKSVSIEDIKEFRQWGSKTPGHPETFETEGVEVTAGPLGAGISNAVGLAIAETHLAAKFNKPDCNIVDHYTYVIMGDGCNQEGIASEACSLAGHLKLGKLIALYDDNQITIDGRTDVSFTEDVLKRYEAYGWHVQHVEDGNHDVKGITEAIEKAKLIKDKPSIIKISTTIGYGSPNKSDTAGIHGAAVGEEEAKLTREFLNWEYPPFEIPDEVYKHFRKSINKGENLEREWDSKFDEYQKKYPSEGAELNRMLKGQLPENWDSDLPSYTPDDKGLATRKHSQICLGALGPNLPELIGGSADLTHSNYTDIKGETGSFQPHSPEKRYLHFGVREHAMAAVLNGIAYHNSGLIPYGGTFLVFADYMRGSMRLSALSELGVIYVLTHDSIGVGEDGPTHQPIETIPSLRAMPNMLVFRPGDGNETSGSYKLAIQNRKRPSALCLSRQGMPNQENTSIDKVALGGYIVSDCEGTPDLIFIGTGSELNLCIEASKEISSLGKKIRVVSMPCVELFEEQEDSYKESVLPSSVKKRVVVEAAHSFGWHKYTGFDGICITMDKFGASAPGGECMKNFGFTVENVINKTKEIL, via the coding sequence ATGGTCGCTGCATCTGTTTCATTAGAATCACTTTGTGTAAATAGTATAAGAATGCTTGCTGTAGATGCAGTAAATAAATCTAATAGTGGACATCCTGGATTGCCAATGGGGTGTGCTCCTATGGGTTATGCATTATGGCAAAACATACTTAATCACAACCCCAATAACCCAAAATGGTTTAATAGAGATCGTTTTGTATTATCAGCTGGTCATGGCTGTATGCTTTTATATTCTTTGCTTCATTTGACAGGATATAAATCAGTTTCTATAGAAGATATTAAAGAATTTAGGCAATGGGGATCAAAAACCCCTGGACATCCAGAAACATTCGAAACTGAAGGTGTTGAAGTTACAGCTGGACCTCTTGGAGCTGGAATTTCAAATGCAGTTGGATTAGCAATAGCTGAAACTCACTTAGCAGCTAAATTCAATAAGCCTGATTGCAATATTGTTGATCACTATACTTACGTAATAATGGGTGATGGCTGTAATCAAGAAGGTATCGCATCAGAAGCTTGCTCATTAGCTGGTCATCTTAAGCTTGGAAAATTAATTGCACTCTATGACGATAATCAAATTACAATTGATGGACGAACTGACGTTTCTTTTACAGAAGATGTTTTAAAAAGATACGAAGCTTATGGATGGCATGTACAACATGTTGAAGATGGAAATCATGATGTTAAAGGAATTACTGAAGCTATCGAAAAAGCGAAATTAATTAAAGACAAACCTTCAATTATAAAAATTTCTACAACCATAGGTTATGGTTCTCCCAATAAATCTGATACCGCTGGAATTCATGGAGCAGCTGTTGGAGAAGAAGAAGCTAAATTAACTAGGGAGTTTCTTAATTGGGAATATCCTCCATTTGAAATACCAGATGAGGTATATAAACATTTTAGAAAATCAATAAACAAAGGCGAAAACTTAGAGAGAGAATGGGATTCTAAATTTGACGAATATCAAAAAAAATATCCCTCTGAAGGAGCCGAGTTAAACAGAATGTTAAAAGGCCAATTACCTGAGAATTGGGACTCTGATCTCCCCTCTTATACACCTGATGATAAAGGGTTAGCCACCAGAAAGCATTCACAAATATGTTTAGGTGCTTTAGGACCAAACCTGCCTGAATTAATTGGTGGATCAGCAGATTTAACTCACTCTAATTACACAGATATTAAAGGAGAAACTGGATCATTCCAACCTCATAGTCCTGAAAAAAGATATTTACATTTTGGAGTAAGAGAGCATGCAATGGCAGCTGTACTCAATGGTATTGCCTATCACAATAGTGGTCTTATTCCTTATGGTGGAACCTTCCTTGTCTTCGCCGATTATATGAGAGGTTCAATGAGGCTTTCAGCACTCAGCGAATTAGGAGTGATCTATGTTTTAACACATGATTCAATTGGTGTAGGAGAAGACGGCCCAACACATCAACCTATAGAAACTATACCTTCTCTTCGTGCCATGCCTAACATGCTAGTTTTCAGACCAGGAGATGGGAATGAGACGAGTGGATCTTATAAGCTTGCTATTCAAAATCGAAAAAGACCTTCTGCCCTTTGTTTAAGTAGACAAGGTATGCCAAATCAAGAAAATACTTCAATCGACAAAGTTGCTCTTGGAGGATATATAGTTTCCGATTGCGAAGGGACACCAGATCTAATATTTATTGGTACTGGAAGCGAATTGAATCTTTGCATTGAAGCAAGTAAGGAAATTTCAAGCTTAGGTAAAAAAATCAGAGTTGTTTCTATGCCTTGTGTCGAACTTTTCGAAGAGCAAGAAGACTCTTACAAAGAAAGTGTTTTACCTAGTAGTGTGAAAAAGAGAGTGGTAGTAGAAGCTGCTCATTCATTTGGTTGGCATAAATATACAGGTTTTGATGGGATTTGTATTACTATGGATAAGTTTGGTGCATCAGCACCTGGTGGAGAATGTATGAAAAATTTTGGATTTACAGTCGAAAACGTTATTAATAAGACGAAGGAAATTCTATAA
- the ruvB gene encoding Holliday junction branch migration DNA helicase RuvB produces the protein MAIISSNVGDNDFSLRKKELRLVDSKIIPEEKRNNNLNLARPVTLQEFIGQEQLKSSLRIAIDASIYRKDPLEHILLYGQPGLGKTTLAFLIAHEMNTKCRIATAPAIERPRDIVGLLLGLKEGEILFIDEIHRLNRLTEELLYSAMEDFRLDLTMGANRGARCRTINLPRFTLIGATTKLAAISSPLRDRFGITQKIEFYTYDELKKIIVNFSRLINLNLDDEASYDLAKISRGTPRIALRLLRRVRDYAQVVKKTNVISVNLIKKALNSYQIDEKGLDSLDRKYLSFLNQNNPIPTGLDSIAAAMGDDSSMLEFVVEPYLIQIGFLIRTPRGRLLTALGKNYIDSRNDNF, from the coding sequence ATGGCAATAATTTCTTCTAATGTTGGCGATAATGACTTTTCTCTTAGGAAAAAAGAGCTTAGGCTAGTTGATTCAAAAATTATTCCAGAAGAAAAAAGAAATAATAATCTAAACTTAGCTCGCCCTGTTACTTTACAAGAATTTATTGGCCAAGAACAACTTAAGTCTTCTTTGAGAATAGCTATAGATGCATCAATTTACAGAAAAGATCCGTTAGAGCATATTCTTTTATATGGACAGCCTGGTTTAGGAAAGACTACCCTTGCTTTTTTGATAGCCCATGAAATGAATACAAAATGTAGGATAGCTACTGCACCTGCAATTGAAAGACCTAGAGATATTGTAGGATTACTGCTTGGATTAAAAGAAGGCGAAATTTTGTTTATCGATGAGATACATCGCTTAAATAGGTTAACTGAAGAGTTGTTATATTCTGCAATGGAGGATTTTAGACTTGATTTAACGATGGGAGCTAATAGAGGAGCACGATGCAGAACAATCAATCTGCCTAGGTTTACTTTGATTGGAGCGACAACTAAATTAGCCGCAATTAGTTCCCCTCTTCGAGATAGGTTTGGTATAACTCAAAAAATTGAATTTTATACATATGATGAATTAAAAAAAATCATTGTTAATTTCTCTCGATTAATAAATCTTAATTTAGATGATGAAGCATCTTACGATTTAGCAAAAATATCACGAGGGACTCCTAGAATTGCTTTGAGATTATTAAGACGAGTTAGAGATTATGCTCAAGTTGTCAAAAAAACTAATGTGATCTCTGTGAATTTAATAAAAAAAGCTTTGAATTCTTATCAAATAGATGAAAAAGGATTGGATTCTTTAGATAGAAAATATTTATCTTTTCTAAACCAAAACAATCCTATTCCAACTGGCCTCGATTCAATAGCAGCGGCAATGGGTGATGATTCTTCAATGTTAGAATTTGTAGTTGAACCATATTTAATCCAAATTGGTTTCCTCATTAGAACTCCGCGAGGAAGATTACTTACTGCTTTAGGGAAAAATTACATTGATTCAAGAAATGATAACTTTTAA